One segment of Paraburkholderia sp. PREW-6R DNA contains the following:
- a CDS encoding amino acid synthesis family protein, whose protein sequence is MAIKLRKLIVQVDETRIEMGQTIDPPARRAVAIAVIDNPYAGRYEPRLDALIEAGEELGALLGKRCVEALGIAPGDAQSYGKAAIVGEAGELEHAAAILHPKLGAPLREAVEKGAALVPSAKKMGTLGTAIDVPLGHKDAAFVRSHFDAIEARVSDAPRANEIVVAVAVTASGRPLPRIGGLQVSEIKGEDGLR, encoded by the coding sequence ATGGCAATCAAGCTTCGCAAGCTGATCGTACAGGTGGACGAAACGCGCATTGAAATGGGACAGACGATCGATCCGCCGGCGCGCCGCGCCGTTGCGATCGCCGTGATCGACAACCCGTATGCGGGCCGCTATGAGCCCAGACTCGACGCGCTGATCGAAGCGGGCGAAGAATTGGGCGCACTGCTCGGCAAGCGCTGCGTCGAGGCACTCGGCATCGCGCCGGGCGATGCGCAGAGTTACGGCAAGGCGGCAATCGTCGGCGAGGCCGGCGAACTGGAACACGCGGCGGCTATTCTGCATCCGAAACTGGGGGCGCCGCTGCGCGAGGCGGTCGAGAAAGGCGCGGCGCTCGTGCCGTCGGCGAAAAAAATGGGCACGCTCGGCACCGCGATCGACGTGCCGCTCGGCCACAAAGACGCTGCCTTCGTGCGCAGTCATTTCGACGCAATCGAAGCGCGGGTGTCGGACGCGCCGCGCGCCAACGAGATTGTCGTCGCCGTGGCGGTGACGGCTTCGGGCCGGCCGCTGCCGCGCATCGGCGGCTTGCAGGTGAGTGAAATCAAAGGTGAGGACGGTTTGCGCTGA
- a CDS encoding amino acid synthesis family protein, with the protein MFEIRRVLTHVEDIFHEFGPAPRQPLRRGAIAAVMTNPFAGRYEAKIEHAMEALKPIGFDMAQRLLASMAVPHASIEGYGKGAIVGSRGELEHGALWHVPGGYAMRELLENNGVPTHAIVPSTKKVGAPSTSLDVPLTHVNASYVRSHFDAMEVRVPGAPAADEVVYILVMSTGQRVHARVGGLAKEAIAGKDGLR; encoded by the coding sequence GTGTTCGAAATACGCCGCGTGCTGACGCACGTCGAAGATATCTTCCACGAGTTTGGCCCTGCACCAAGGCAGCCTTTGCGGCGCGGCGCCATCGCGGCGGTGATGACGAACCCGTTCGCCGGCCGCTACGAAGCAAAAATCGAGCATGCGATGGAAGCGCTCAAACCGATCGGCTTCGACATGGCGCAGCGGCTGCTTGCCTCGATGGCAGTGCCGCATGCATCGATCGAAGGTTATGGCAAGGGGGCGATCGTCGGCTCGCGCGGCGAACTCGAGCACGGCGCGCTGTGGCACGTTCCCGGCGGCTATGCAATGCGGGAGCTGCTGGAGAACAACGGGGTGCCCACCCACGCAATCGTCCCGTCCACGAAGAAGGTCGGGGCGCCGTCCACCTCGCTCGACGTGCCGCTCACGCACGTCAACGCCAGCTACGTGCGCAGTCATTTTGACGCGATGGAAGTACGCGTGCCAGGCGCGCCCGCCGCGGACGAAGTGGTGTACATCCTCGTGATGAGCACCGGGCAGCGCGTGCATGCGCGCGTCGGCGGTCTGGCGAAAGAGGCGATTGCCGGCAAGGACGGCTTGCGCTGA
- a CDS encoding ABC transporter ATP-binding protein, producing MSLLRVSGLSKSFGGLKAVDDVSFSLEAGQLLALLGPNGAGKSTCFNMVNGQLRPSSGSILLENQELVGMRPRDIWRLGVGRTFQIAATFNSMTVLENVQMALVSRERKTFGLWKPAGARYADEALALLDQVGMAADANRACGVLAYGDVKRVELAIALANRPKLLLMDEPTAGMAPRERNELMALTRRLVVEHRIGVLFTEHSMDVVFAYADRMIVLARGKLIAQGDAETIRNDARVQQVYFGTGKTFQPHAPLHETAGGQPGQGALQ from the coding sequence ATGAGTCTGCTACGCGTTTCCGGGCTCAGTAAATCGTTCGGTGGCCTGAAGGCCGTGGACGACGTATCGTTCTCGCTCGAAGCGGGTCAGCTACTGGCGTTGCTCGGTCCGAACGGCGCCGGCAAGTCCACCTGCTTCAACATGGTCAATGGTCAGTTGCGGCCTTCTTCCGGCTCGATCCTGCTGGAAAACCAGGAGCTCGTCGGCATGCGCCCGCGCGACATCTGGCGTCTCGGCGTGGGCCGTACGTTCCAGATTGCGGCCACGTTCAATTCCATGACCGTGCTCGAAAACGTGCAGATGGCGCTCGTTTCGCGCGAGCGCAAGACGTTTGGTCTGTGGAAGCCGGCCGGCGCCCGTTATGCCGATGAAGCGCTCGCCTTGCTCGATCAGGTCGGCATGGCCGCCGACGCGAATCGCGCATGCGGCGTGCTCGCCTATGGCGACGTGAAGCGCGTGGAGTTGGCAATCGCGCTCGCCAACCGGCCGAAACTGCTGCTGATGGACGAGCCCACCGCCGGCATGGCGCCGAGGGAGCGCAACGAATTGATGGCGCTCACGAGGCGCCTTGTCGTCGAACACCGGATCGGCGTGCTGTTCACCGAGCACAGCATGGATGTCGTGTTCGCCTACGCGGACCGCATGATCGTGCTGGCGCGCGGCAAGCTGATTGCGCAGGGCGACGCCGAGACGATCCGCAACGACGCGCGTGTACAGCAGGTGTATTTCGGCACCGGCAAGACGTTCCAGCCGCATGCGCCGCTGCACGAAACGGCGGGTGGTCAGCCGGGACAAGGAGCGCTGCAATGA
- a CDS encoding 6-hydroxynicotinate reductase, with product MTEHTKVDFGAESVDGETASTPGPTVLEKAAPRSERMAANKIECNACPVLCQISEGRTGACDRYANAEGRLIRVDPVVFLSRAALPSHTHAGLHDATIEFGASSEAADTVADPIVEQALFVTGVGASSTYPDYKPAPFIVASKLDDVDMITVVTEGIFSYCSFKVKIDTDRFLGPEQSNVRCRGEIVGHVTTAEYGSQMLSLGGVHHLTGGSKKEGRVTCDMMLALGNKEAVELTIDGGASLVIRAGAAPIVDGVEEQRMRVGCGSATIGIFAKQWFGHADEVVVVDDHITGVLTEHQAGRCLGMERSGLKIRGRKSTPGRYFQVANPGTGWGGTDIQDPLAIVEGFDPELAKPGMRLLMVSTTGEHAQWYELDRDLVPRVAAMPDAVRRTVERIGENCEPSLATVLFLGGAGGSLRAGATENPVLLTRAIKQSLVNVTCGGAPAYVWPGGGITVMVDVSRMPDRSFGTVPTPAIVAPIEFTMTYHTYRDLGGHLDAVRSLQSVLANGPEHTDGAPRARRTLARHAANPWPPAMPPMLG from the coding sequence ATGACAGAACATACGAAGGTCGATTTCGGAGCGGAAAGCGTCGATGGCGAAACCGCCTCGACACCGGGACCGACCGTGCTCGAAAAGGCCGCACCGCGCAGCGAGCGTATGGCCGCGAACAAGATCGAATGTAATGCGTGTCCGGTGTTGTGCCAGATATCCGAAGGGCGCACGGGCGCATGTGACCGTTATGCGAATGCAGAGGGCCGGCTCATTCGGGTCGATCCCGTGGTGTTCCTGTCGCGCGCGGCGCTGCCTTCGCACACCCATGCGGGTTTGCACGACGCGACGATCGAATTCGGTGCATCGTCCGAAGCGGCCGATACTGTGGCCGATCCCATCGTCGAACAGGCGTTGTTCGTCACCGGCGTCGGCGCGTCTTCGACCTATCCTGACTACAAGCCCGCGCCTTTCATCGTCGCCTCCAAACTCGACGACGTCGACATGATTACGGTCGTCACCGAGGGCATTTTCAGCTACTGCAGTTTCAAGGTAAAGATCGACACGGACCGCTTTCTCGGCCCGGAGCAATCCAACGTGCGTTGCCGCGGCGAGATTGTCGGTCACGTGACCACCGCGGAATACGGCTCGCAGATGCTGAGCCTCGGCGGCGTGCATCATCTGACGGGCGGCAGCAAGAAAGAAGGCCGCGTGACCTGCGACATGATGCTCGCGCTCGGCAACAAGGAAGCGGTGGAGCTCACCATCGACGGCGGCGCGAGTCTCGTCATTCGCGCAGGCGCCGCGCCGATTGTCGACGGGGTGGAAGAACAGCGCATGCGGGTAGGGTGCGGCTCGGCGACCATCGGCATCTTCGCCAAACAGTGGTTTGGCCATGCCGATGAAGTCGTCGTCGTGGACGATCACATTACCGGCGTACTCACCGAGCACCAGGCCGGCAGATGCCTCGGTATGGAACGATCGGGGCTGAAGATTCGCGGCCGCAAATCCACACCGGGGCGCTATTTCCAGGTCGCCAATCCCGGCACCGGTTGGGGCGGCACGGATATTCAGGACCCTCTGGCGATCGTCGAAGGCTTCGATCCCGAGTTAGCGAAGCCAGGCATGCGCCTGCTGATGGTGTCGACCACCGGCGAGCACGCTCAGTGGTATGAGCTCGACCGCGATCTCGTGCCTCGCGTCGCCGCCATGCCGGACGCGGTGCGCCGCACGGTCGAGCGCATCGGCGAGAACTGCGAACCGTCGCTGGCCACGGTGTTGTTTCTGGGCGGCGCGGGCGGCAGTCTGCGCGCGGGTGCCACGGAAAATCCCGTCTTGCTGACACGCGCCATCAAGCAGAGCCTCGTGAACGTGACGTGCGGCGGTGCGCCGGCCTATGTGTGGCCAGGCGGCGGCATTACCGTGATGGTCGACGTGTCGCGCATGCCCGACCGTTCGTTCGGCACCGTCCCCACGCCGGCGATCGTCGCGCCAATCGAATTCACGATGACGTATCACACGTATCGCGATCTCGGCGGCCATCTCGATGCGGTGCGCTCGTTGCAGAGCGTGCTGGCGAATGGCCCGGAACATACCGACGGCGCGCCGCGTGCGCGTCGGACGCTGGCGCGCCATGCCGCGAATCCGTGGCCGCCTGCCATGCCGCCGATGCTCGGCTAA
- a CDS encoding TetR/AcrR family transcriptional regulator, which translates to MSPTAARKPGATGIRAKQAQDTRAKILKAAIKVFAKQGYASGRVESISKAARSHDRMIYYYFGSKEQLFVEVLETIYTQFNEAESRLDLDLADPVHGLEQMVEFVWQYYLDHPEFVTLLSSENLHQGKHAKKSSKLKEISGYAISVVQKLLDAGQAQNVFRADVKARDVYLMIASLGYFYNANQYTLGAFLGEPLMEKAALEHWRGVIKDTVLRAVRLHLPVDAAHALAESESVRGAV; encoded by the coding sequence ATGAGTCCCACCGCGGCCCGCAAGCCGGGCGCTACCGGCATCCGTGCGAAACAGGCGCAGGACACGCGCGCGAAGATCCTGAAAGCGGCAATCAAGGTTTTTGCGAAGCAAGGCTATGCGAGCGGTCGCGTCGAAAGCATCTCGAAGGCCGCGCGCTCGCACGATCGCATGATTTACTACTACTTCGGCAGCAAGGAACAGTTGTTCGTCGAAGTGCTCGAGACGATCTATACGCAATTCAATGAGGCGGAAAGCCGGCTCGATCTGGATCTGGCCGATCCCGTGCATGGACTCGAACAGATGGTCGAATTCGTGTGGCAGTACTACCTGGATCACCCTGAATTCGTCACGCTGCTGTCGAGCGAAAATCTGCACCAGGGCAAGCATGCGAAGAAATCATCGAAGCTAAAGGAGATTTCCGGTTATGCGATTTCAGTCGTGCAGAAGCTGCTGGATGCGGGGCAGGCTCAAAACGTTTTCCGCGCCGACGTAAAGGCGCGCGACGTTTATCTGATGATCGCGTCGCTCGGTTATTTCTACAATGCCAATCAGTACACGCTCGGCGCGTTTCTCGGAGAACCGCTGATGGAGAAGGCGGCTTTGGAACATTGGCGTGGGGTCATCAAAGACACCGTGCTGCGCGCGGTGCGGCTGCATTTGCCGGTCGATGCTGCTCATGCGCTGGCGGAAAGCGAATCCGTGCGTGGCGCCGTATAA
- a CDS encoding 3-carboxy-cis,cis-muconate cycloisomerase has protein sequence MLDSSGRLTGLLCGTQSMNDVWSPRATLQRMLDVEAALARASAAHQVIPQSAVPAIEASCQAAQLDADALARDAALGGNLAIPLVKQLTARVKAADAEASKYVHWGATSQDIIDTATVLQLRDTFNLLDTGLQSTCDALAALAATHRATPMIGRTWLQQALPITLGLKFAQWLDALLRHRDRLDALRERVLVVQFGGAAGTLASLREAAPHVTRTLAAELGLAVPTLPWHTQRDRIAETASLFGMLIGTLGKIARDVSLQMQTEIDELAEPSAAGKGGSSTMPHKRNPVGCAAVLTAATRAPGLVATVFAGMVQEHERALGGWQAEWDALPDLARLAGGALAHFEQIAGGLNVNVAGLARNLDVTHGLILGEAVMLALGDRIGRLDAHHLVERASKAAIAEGTTLFDVLSADLAVTQHLPVERLQQLLDPAQYVGQAHAYVDAALALHTARAKRAHHKE, from the coding sequence ATGCTCGACTCCAGCGGCCGTCTGACCGGCCTTCTTTGCGGCACGCAGTCCATGAACGACGTCTGGTCCCCGCGTGCCACGTTGCAACGCATGCTCGATGTCGAAGCCGCGCTCGCTCGCGCGTCCGCCGCGCATCAGGTGATTCCGCAAAGCGCGGTGCCCGCGATCGAGGCGTCGTGCCAGGCTGCGCAACTCGACGCCGACGCGCTTGCGCGCGACGCCGCGCTCGGCGGCAACCTTGCGATTCCGCTCGTCAAGCAACTCACCGCGCGCGTCAAGGCAGCCGATGCGGAAGCATCCAAATACGTGCACTGGGGCGCGACGAGCCAGGACATCATCGACACGGCGACGGTGCTGCAACTGCGCGATACCTTCAATCTGCTCGACACCGGCTTGCAGTCCACCTGCGACGCGTTGGCCGCACTCGCAGCCACCCATCGCGCGACGCCGATGATCGGCCGCACCTGGCTGCAGCAGGCGTTGCCGATCACGCTCGGCCTGAAATTCGCGCAGTGGCTCGATGCGCTGCTGCGTCATCGCGACCGGCTCGACGCATTGCGCGAGCGCGTGCTCGTGGTGCAATTCGGCGGCGCGGCCGGTACGCTCGCGAGTCTGCGCGAGGCCGCACCGCACGTCACACGAACACTTGCCGCTGAACTCGGCCTCGCCGTGCCCACGCTGCCGTGGCACACGCAGCGTGACCGGATCGCCGAGACGGCGTCGCTGTTCGGCATGCTGATCGGCACGCTCGGCAAGATTGCGCGCGACGTTTCGTTGCAGATGCAAACCGAAATCGACGAACTGGCCGAGCCCTCGGCAGCGGGCAAGGGCGGTTCATCGACGATGCCGCATAAGCGCAACCCCGTGGGCTGCGCGGCCGTGCTGACGGCGGCCACGCGCGCGCCCGGCCTCGTTGCGACAGTGTTCGCCGGCATGGTGCAGGAACATGAACGCGCGCTCGGCGGCTGGCAAGCCGAATGGGACGCGCTGCCGGACCTCGCGCGTCTCGCGGGCGGCGCGCTGGCCCACTTCGAACAGATTGCCGGCGGGCTCAACGTGAATGTGGCAGGCCTTGCCAGGAATCTCGACGTCACGCATGGCCTGATTCTCGGCGAGGCCGTCATGCTCGCGCTTGGCGACCGGATCGGAAGGCTTGATGCGCATCATCTGGTGGAGCGCGCGTCGAAGGCCGCGATCGCGGAGGGCACAACGCTGTTCGACGTGCTGTCCGCGGACCTGGCTGTCACGCAGCATCTGCCGGTCGAGCGCTTGCAGCAACTGCTCGATCCGGCTCAATACGTCGGTCAGGCCCACGCGTACGTGGACGCCGCGCTGGCACTTCACACCGCGCGCGCCAAGCGCGCCCATCACAAGGAGTAA
- a CDS encoding UPF0280 family protein, which yields MNPTRTRLDATRWHWQYGPIDLILSADGEPAALEAADAAAWTRFADVLPELVRELKWLRKPVAREATSNDCPLEGAVARRMWSACHIHRSRYITPMAAVAGSVADELIAAFAREGVARAFINNGGDIALHLGERQQYRVGVFADLSDYAGGRVASSHAFDANLTLDASQPVRGVATSGWRGRSFSLGIADSVTVLARNAAAADAAATMIANAVNVDHAGVLRRPASSLKDDSDLGDLLVTVDVPRLPQPLIDYALARGVDTARHLLDEGVIEGAALFLQGQVRVAGIEQTGALLKPRAATITEAPCSKYAAC from the coding sequence ATGAATCCAACCCGAACCCGACTCGACGCCACCCGCTGGCACTGGCAATACGGGCCGATCGACCTGATCCTGAGCGCAGACGGCGAACCCGCCGCGCTGGAGGCGGCTGATGCCGCTGCCTGGACGCGCTTCGCCGACGTTCTGCCGGAACTGGTGCGCGAACTGAAGTGGCTGCGCAAACCCGTGGCGCGCGAAGCGACGTCAAACGATTGCCCGCTGGAAGGCGCAGTTGCGCGACGCATGTGGTCGGCGTGCCATATTCATCGGTCGCGCTACATCACGCCAATGGCAGCGGTCGCGGGCAGTGTCGCCGATGAACTGATCGCCGCCTTCGCGCGTGAAGGCGTGGCGCGAGCGTTCATCAACAATGGCGGTGATATCGCGTTACATCTGGGCGAACGGCAGCAGTACCGGGTCGGCGTGTTTGCGGATCTGTCGGATTACGCGGGCGGCCGTGTGGCAAGCAGCCACGCTTTCGACGCCAATCTGACGCTCGACGCAAGCCAACCGGTGCGCGGTGTGGCGACGAGCGGCTGGCGCGGCCGCAGCTTCAGTCTTGGCATTGCCGATAGCGTGACGGTACTCGCGCGCAACGCCGCTGCGGCCGATGCCGCCGCCACGATGATCGCCAACGCCGTCAATGTGGATCACGCTGGCGTACTGCGCCGGCCGGCGTCGTCATTGAAAGACGACAGCGATCTCGGCGATCTGCTCGTCACCGTCGACGTGCCGCGCCTGCCGCAGCCGCTGATCGATTATGCGCTCGCGCGCGGCGTCGATACGGCGCGGCATCTGCTCGACGAGGGCGTGATCGAAGGCGCCGCGCTGTTCCTGCAAGGGCAGGTGCGCGTCGCCGGGATTGAACAAACAGGGGCGCTGCTCAAGCCGCGCGCCGCGACAATAACGGAGGCTCCGTGTTCGAAATACGCCGCGTGCTGA
- a CDS encoding ABC transporter ATP-binding protein, with translation MSEPMLKVSGLNAFYGRAHILFDVGLEVGRGEVVALMGRNGAGKSTTMKAVMGLLPRRQGEVHFRGQNIASLQPYRIARMGMGFVPEDRRVFADLTVMENLATGRQPPREGAPQWTPEKLFRLFPNLGEMPKRPGGQMSGGEQQMLTVSRTLMGNPYLVLLDEPSEGVAPVIVEQMANMILELKREGLSILLSEQNLHFAELVSDRAYVLEKGQIRFSGTIGELARNETVRRAYLSV, from the coding sequence ATGAGCGAGCCGATGCTGAAAGTGTCCGGGCTCAATGCGTTCTATGGCCGCGCGCACATTCTGTTCGACGTCGGCCTCGAAGTCGGGCGCGGCGAAGTCGTCGCGCTCATGGGCCGCAACGGCGCGGGCAAATCGACGACGATGAAGGCGGTGATGGGTCTGCTGCCACGTCGTCAAGGCGAAGTCCATTTTCGCGGCCAGAACATTGCGTCGCTGCAACCGTACCGGATCGCGCGCATGGGCATGGGTTTCGTACCGGAAGACCGGCGTGTGTTCGCCGATCTGACGGTGATGGAAAACCTGGCCACCGGCCGTCAGCCGCCCCGCGAAGGCGCGCCACAGTGGACGCCCGAAAAACTCTTTCGCCTCTTTCCGAATCTCGGCGAAATGCCGAAGCGGCCCGGCGGCCAGATGAGCGGCGGCGAGCAGCAGATGCTCACGGTGTCGCGTACGTTGATGGGCAATCCGTATCTGGTGCTGCTCGACGAACCGTCGGAGGGCGTCGCGCCGGTGATCGTCGAACAGATGGCGAACATGATTCTCGAACTCAAGCGCGAAGGGCTGTCCATTCTGTTGTCCGAACAGAATCTGCACTTTGCCGAGCTGGTCAGCGACCGCGCGTATGTCCTCGAAAAAGGGCAAATCCGTTTCAGCGGCACGATCGGCGAACTCGCAAGGAACGAAACAGTGAGGCGCGCGTATCTGAGCGTGTGA
- the pcaD gene encoding 3-oxoadipate enol-lactonase, whose translation MPYAAVNGTELHYRIDGDRHGSAPWIVLSNSLGSDMSMWAPQVAALSKHFRVLRYDTRGHGHSETPKGPYTIGQLTGDVIGLMDTLKITRAHFCGLSMGGLTGIALAARHGDRFDRFVLCNTAARIGSPEVWVPRAAKARGEGMLALADAVLPRWFTADYMEREPVVLAMIRDTFVHTDKEGYASNCEAIDAADLRPEAPGIKAPVLVISGTHDLAATPAQGRDLAQSIPGARYVELDASHISNIEQVSAFNRTLLDFLTEQK comes from the coding sequence ATGCCTTACGCCGCAGTCAACGGCACCGAGCTTCACTATCGAATCGACGGCGACAGGCACGGCAGCGCGCCGTGGATCGTGCTGTCGAATTCGCTCGGCAGCGATATGTCGATGTGGGCGCCGCAAGTCGCGGCGTTGTCGAAGCACTTTCGCGTGCTGCGCTACGACACGCGTGGGCACGGTCATTCGGAAACGCCGAAGGGGCCCTATACGATCGGGCAACTGACCGGCGACGTGATCGGCCTGATGGACACGCTGAAGATCACGCGCGCACACTTTTGCGGCCTGTCGATGGGCGGTTTGACCGGTATCGCGCTCGCGGCGCGTCACGGCGACCGCTTCGATCGCTTCGTGCTGTGCAATACGGCCGCGCGCATCGGCTCCCCGGAAGTGTGGGTGCCGCGCGCCGCAAAGGCGCGCGGCGAAGGGATGCTCGCGCTGGCCGATGCGGTTCTGCCGCGCTGGTTCACCGCCGATTACATGGAGCGCGAACCGGTCGTGCTGGCGATGATCCGCGATACGTTCGTCCACACGGATAAAGAAGGCTACGCATCCAATTGCGAAGCCATCGACGCGGCCGACCTGCGCCCCGAAGCGCCCGGCATCAAGGCGCCGGTGCTGGTGATCAGCGGCACGCACGATCTCGCCGCAACGCCCGCGCAAGGGCGCGATCTCGCGCAATCGATCCCCGGCGCGCGCTATGTCGAACTGGACGCTTCCCATATTTCCAACATCGAGCAGGTGAGCGCGTTCAACCGAACCCTGCTCGATTTCCTGACGGAGCAGAAATGA
- a CDS encoding ABC transporter permease → MLSNLLVQLVNGLADASTLFLVAAGLSLIFGVTRIVNFAHGSFYMFGIYVAYSVASRFGHTAAGFWLSVLAAALVVAVLGALVEMVVLRRIYQAPELFHLLATFALVLIFRDAALWLWGPEDLFGPRAPHLAGAVDFLGHPLPTYDIALIVIGPVVLLLLWYTLTRTRWGTLVRAATQDREMLGALGINQAWLFTGVFFVGAFLAGLGGALQGPRMSANLSLDLETIGNAFVVVVVGGMGSIPGAFVAALIIAEIKALCIGIGHVTIFGVGLSLSRFTLVAEFVVMAVVLVVRPWGLLGKASAVVRGMAAPETPLRPAGKRLKWLAAIALLVLVFAPLAANAFPYMPVLLVEILIAVLFATSLHFIMGPGGMHSFGHAAYFGLGAYGAALFLKVLNLPMEAALLLGPLLAVVGALVFGWFCVRLSGVYLAMLTLAFAQIVWSVVFQWDDVTGGSNGVLGLWPSNWLASPVAFYYLTLACAVVGVWLLRRMLFSPLGYAMRASRDSVLRAEAIGIDVKRVQWAAFVIASLFCGLAGSLYAFSKGTISPEVISVSRSVDGLVMVLLGGLQTLTGPIVGAAVFTWLQDTVARQTDYWQALLGFAILLLVIAFPQGIVGFVRDRFGDEYADNARSGTAPSARRTAVEEGL, encoded by the coding sequence ATGCTTTCGAATCTGCTGGTACAACTGGTCAATGGACTCGCCGATGCGTCGACGCTATTTCTGGTCGCCGCCGGTTTGTCATTGATTTTCGGCGTGACGCGCATCGTCAACTTTGCGCACGGCTCGTTTTATATGTTCGGCATCTATGTCGCGTATAGCGTCGCGAGCCGCTTCGGGCACACGGCTGCGGGTTTCTGGTTGTCGGTGCTGGCCGCCGCGCTGGTAGTCGCGGTGCTGGGCGCGCTCGTCGAAATGGTGGTGTTGCGCCGCATTTACCAGGCGCCGGAGCTATTCCATCTGCTCGCCACGTTCGCGCTGGTCCTGATTTTCCGCGACGCCGCATTGTGGCTCTGGGGACCGGAAGATCTGTTCGGACCGCGCGCGCCGCATCTCGCGGGCGCGGTCGATTTTCTCGGCCATCCGCTGCCCACGTACGACATCGCGTTGATCGTGATCGGACCCGTGGTGCTGTTGCTGCTGTGGTATACGCTCACGCGCACGCGCTGGGGCACGCTCGTGCGCGCCGCGACGCAGGACCGCGAGATGCTTGGCGCGCTCGGCATCAACCAGGCCTGGCTTTTTACCGGGGTGTTCTTCGTCGGCGCGTTTCTCGCGGGACTCGGCGGCGCGCTGCAAGGGCCGCGCATGTCGGCGAATCTGTCGCTGGACCTGGAGACCATTGGTAACGCATTCGTGGTCGTCGTGGTCGGCGGTATGGGCTCGATTCCGGGCGCGTTCGTCGCCGCGCTGATCATCGCGGAGATCAAGGCGCTGTGTATCGGCATCGGGCACGTGACGATCTTCGGCGTTGGCTTGTCGCTGAGCCGTTTTACGCTCGTGGCTGAATTCGTCGTGATGGCCGTCGTGCTCGTCGTGCGGCCCTGGGGCCTGCTTGGCAAGGCGAGTGCAGTGGTGCGCGGCATGGCCGCGCCCGAAACGCCGCTGCGTCCCGCCGGCAAGCGGTTGAAATGGCTGGCCGCGATTGCGTTGCTCGTGCTGGTGTTCGCGCCGCTTGCTGCCAACGCTTTTCCCTATATGCCGGTGCTGCTGGTCGAAATCCTGATTGCGGTGCTGTTCGCGACGAGCTTGCACTTCATCATGGGACCGGGCGGCATGCATTCGTTCGGCCACGCCGCGTACTTCGGCCTCGGCGCCTACGGCGCTGCGCTGTTCCTCAAAGTCCTGAATCTGCCCATGGAAGCCGCGCTGCTGCTCGGACCATTGCTGGCGGTAGTTGGCGCACTCGTATTCGGCTGGTTTTGCGTGCGGCTTTCCGGCGTCTATCTCGCGATGCTGACGCTCGCGTTCGCGCAAATCGTGTGGTCGGTCGTATTTCAGTGGGACGACGTGACGGGCGGCAGCAACGGCGTGCTCGGGCTATGGCCGTCGAACTGGCTGGCGTCGCCGGTCGCCTTCTACTATCTGACGCTTGCTTGCGCCGTGGTCGGCGTGTGGCTGTTGCGCAGGATGCTGTTCTCGCCGCTGGGTTATGCGATGCGCGCGTCGCGCGATTCCGTGTTGCGGGCGGAAGCTATCGGCATCGACGTGAAGCGCGTGCAATGGGCAGCATTCGTGATTGCATCATTGTTCTGTGGACTTGCCGGCTCACTCTACGCATTCTCCAAAGGAACGATTTCGCCAGAAGTGATCAGCGTGAGCCGTTCGGTCGATGGCCTCGTGATGGTTTTACTCGGCGGCCTGCAAACACTGACCGGCCCGATCGTCGGCGCGGCGGTTTTCACCTGGTTGCAGGACACGGTCGCGCGTCAGACGGACTATTGGCAGGCGCTGCTCGGCTTCGCGATCCTGCTGCTCGTGATTGCGTTCCCGCAAGGCATTGTCGGCTTCGTTCGCGACCGTTTCGGCGACGAATATGCTGACAACGCCCGATCAGGCACTGCACCGTCCGCGCGGCGGACGGCGGTCGAGGAGGGGCTATGA
- the pcaC gene encoding 4-carboxymuconolactone decarboxylase: MNDEDRYEAGLGVRRAVLGSAHVDRSLANRNELTEEFQNFITRYAWGEIWTREGLPRHTRSLLTISMMVALNRSEELALHLRAAKNNGVTREQIKEVLLQSAIYCGVPAANSAFHLADKIFREDDAAAANP; encoded by the coding sequence ATGAACGACGAAGACCGCTATGAAGCCGGGCTTGGCGTGCGTCGCGCGGTGCTTGGCAGTGCGCATGTCGATCGCTCGCTCGCAAACCGGAATGAACTGACCGAGGAATTCCAGAACTTCATCACCCGTTATGCCTGGGGAGAAATCTGGACGCGTGAAGGTTTGCCGCGCCACACGCGCAGCCTGCTCACCATTTCGATGATGGTTGCGCTCAATCGCAGCGAGGAACTGGCTTTGCATTTGCGTGCGGCGAAAAACAACGGCGTGACGCGCGAGCAGATCAAGGAAGTGCTGCTGCAATCCGCGATCTACTGCGGAGTGCCGGCCGCGAATTCGGCGTTTCATCTGGCCGACAAAATATTCCGCGAAGACGACGCCGCAGCGGCCAACCCATAA